One Prunus dulcis chromosome 7, ALMONDv2, whole genome shotgun sequence DNA segment encodes these proteins:
- the LOC117634584 gene encoding SPX domain-containing protein 1-like: MKFGKSLSSQIEETLPEWRDKFLSYKELKKCLKLIEPKGGDRPTKRPRIDASADCAGMSTAEINFIQLLEDELEKFNSFFVEKEEEYIITLKEIQDRVAKAKHSNEEITKIRKEIVDFHGEMVLLENYSALNYTGLVKILKKYDKRTGALMRLPFIQKVLQQPFFTTDLLYKLVKECEITLDQLFAMTEQPIPNEGSDGDEGCDPSTSATTTTESDGIPRVNKGLAEIEYIESLYMKSTISALRALKEIRSGSSTVSVFSLPPLQISELEDEWKKVPVLEQVAK; encoded by the exons ATGAAGTTCGGTAAGAGCCTGAGCAGCCAGATCGAGGAAACCTTGCCGGAATGGCGGGACAAGTTCTTGTCCTACAAGGAGCTCAAGAAGTGCCTGAAGCTCATCGAGCCCAAAGGCGGTGACAGGCCCACCAAGCGTCCCAGGATTGATGCCTCCGCTGATTGTGCGGGCATGTCCACGGCGGAGATCAATTTCATTCAGTTGTTGGAGGACGAGCTCGAGAAATTTAACTCCTTCTTTGTCGAAAAGGAGGAAGAATATATTATTACCTTGAAG GAGATACAAGACAGGGTGGCAAAAGCAAAGCATTCCAATGAAGAGATTACTAAGATTCGCAAGGAGATAGTGGACTTCCATGGAGAGATGGTTTTGCTGGAGAATTATAGTGCCCTCAACTATACAG GACTGGTAAAGATACTCAAGAAGTACGATAAAAGAACTGGTGCTCTTATGCGCTTGCCCTTCATTCAGAAGGTCTTGCAACAGCCTTTCTTCACCACCGACTTGCTCTACAAGCTCGTGAAGGAGTGTGAGATTACGCTTGACCAGCTCTTTGCCATGACTGAACAGCCCATTCCAAATGAAGGATCTGATGGGGATGAAGGGTGTGATCCTTCAACTTCTGCCACTACCACTACCGAGAGTGATGGCATTCCCAGAGTAAACAAGGGACTAGCAGAGATCGAGTACATTGAAAGCTTGTACATGAAAAGTACTATATCGGCATTGCGGGCTTTGAAGGAAATTAGGAGTGGAAGCTCTACTGTTAGTGTCTTTTCGTTGCCGCCACTGCAAATAAGTGAATTAGAGGATGAATGGAAAAAAGTCCCTGTTCTGGAACAAGTTGCCAAGTAG
- the LOC117634587 gene encoding ethylene-responsive transcription factor WIN1-like, with translation MVQSKKFRGVRQRHWGSWVSEIRHPLLKRRVWLGTFETAEEAARAYDEAAVLMSGRNAKTNFPISTTQTNTNTTTTAAAAMAVGSDPRGSSSDLDHSLSEPKGLSEILHAKLRKCTNLPSPSMTCLRLDNESSHIGVWQKRAGQRSDNSNWVMTVQLGKKKNSNNTNAADDHGQSISSSSPLIMSTSESSASTSSARAPELIAEMDEEEKIALQMIEELLNRNCPSPSNSSFGIQPGEESFYL, from the exons atggtGCAATCAAAGAAGTTCAGAGGTGTCAGGCAGCGTCACTGGGGATCTTGGGTCTCAGAAATTCGCCACCCCTTACT GAAGAGAAGGGTGTGGTTAGGCACATTTGAGACAGCTGAGGAGGCAGCCCGAGCCTACGATGAAGCAGCTGTTTTGATGAGTGGCCGAAATGCCAAAACCAATTTCCCAATTTCTACCACTCAAACTAATACTAATACTACTACTACTGCTGCCGCCGCCATGGCCGTCGGATCAGACCCCAGAGGTAGTTCGAGCGACTTGGACCATTCGCTATCCGAGCCGAAGGGTTTATCAGAAATCTTACATGCCAAGCTCAGGAAATGCACCAACCTTCCATCTCCATCCATGACCTGCTTGAGGCTCGACAATGAGAGCTCTCACATTGGAGTCTGGCAAAAGCGAGCAGGTCAACGCTCTGATAATTCCAACTGGGTCATGACTGTTCAGCTTggcaagaagaagaacagTAATAACACTAACGCTGCTGATGATCATGGCCAAAgtatttcatcatcatcaccgtTGATAATGTCGACTTCTGAGTCATCAGCGTCAACGTCATCAGCGAGGGCGCCGGAACTCATAGCCGAGATggatgaagaagagaaaattgcACTGCAGATGATAGAGGAGCTGCTTAACAGaaattgtccaagtcctagtAATTCTTCATTTGGCATTCAACCAGGGGAGGAAAGCTTTTATCTGTAG